CCATATGGATGGTGAACATGACGTGGTCCAGGAATAAGATCCGGCAGTGCTCACATTTGAAGGCTTTTACCTGTTCCCCTTCATCATTCACCACACGCAGGGCTTCTTTGGCTGAACTGGGAGTTGACCGAGTAGTGGTGGGAATGATGCCCTCCTGCAATTTAGGGTCCTCTTTGGCGTAGGCTGGACTCTGCCGGCTGCTGCTGCAATTCCCAATGCTGGATAGCAGCGGCTGCTGTGAGCCCCTCTCCTCATGGATGCTCTCAGTGTCTGTGGAATCCTGGCAACCATTGCTAGGTGATACCATGCTTGGCTCCCGTGATGCCCGATACACAATCTGTGTCCCATCAGAAAGGTCCTCATGGCCTTCGGCAGCTTCCCGACTACTTGCAATTTCCAACCTGCCGGGGAGGGGCTGGATTTGAGTGTAGACCGAGCTGATGACAGGTGTGATTTCAGAGATGCAGTTTGTGGGTGGGAGTCTGAGGGGACGCAAATGTTCTGCTCCCATGAATGACAATGAACTGCCAAAGCTAGCGTCCATGGGATGGTGGGCAGCCACCATCTCCACGTCCTTCTCAAAGCTGGAGTTGACATCATATGCCATATCGGAGAGGCTATACCGCATATGCTTCTCTCCTAAAGCATAGGATAAAAGAGATCAGATTACAAATTCCTTCTAGCATCAGATAGTAAGCCTATCATGAGAGTAAGACCAATAATGCTGGTGGAAAAAAGCACTACACATGGGACTTCTTTAGTCCAGGGAGAAGCACCCAAGACATCCTGTACTGTAATCCAACAACTCTTGGCTCACAAGAACACCAACCCTTTTTCCAGAAATGCTTGAAATCCACCTCACCTATAAATTTCTGAGGTGTGGAGCGTTTTCGTTTGGTGATGCTGTTTGCTAGTCGGTCAATAAAGGCCGGCCGATCTGCTGAGGAATGAAGCATGGAGTCCGGCACCATCTCCAAGTCTCGCATCTCGTCACCTGGTAATAAAATTGGTTTCATTTTTGGTTGTCCAAATTAATTCTAccctatattctttttttaaagtgtcaATGCAATATTATGAAGGCTGTACATGAATGATACCGATAATTAATTtattggagagaaaaaaatctcACAGCAAAACACATAAGGTTACAACTGGCAGCCAGTGCTAACTTGAATCAATCCTATTAGAGCCTGCTGTCTACGTCTGTGATTATCCCATTTAGCTTCTGTTCTCCTGCTTCATGGTGTTTATGTACCAGCATCTCTCCTGTTTCCCATCCTGCATGTTTGGCCACTAAAGCTAGTTTCCATCTGTcctagaaatgagaatcttaatcccgatattaaaaaatattaataaagctgCAGTGACTATAAAAGGCAGTTGGAAAAGGGGTTCTGTTCCAACTGGGGCCAGTTATTTTCAAACTGATAGTTTCCAGATGTGATAGACTTCCAAATTTCAAAATTCACAATcaacatacaagtagtccttgtttagtgactgcctcatttagcaatcattcTCAGTCATCTGTACAGATAGCTATGCTATCTGGGCATAGGAGTAGCAATAACTCAACCCACTAGGGAAAGCTCAGTGTGGAAAGATTGACCTATAAAACTGGTCTCTATAGGTAGCTTGTGCCATCCTCAATTATCCTCCCAGTTTTTTTTAACATTGGCAAAAATTTCCAAATGTAGACAATCCTTGGTAGATAATAACCAATAGCATTCTCCTTAGGTTTGTCTCTGTTCTAGCCTAGGAGCAGGCTTACCTTGCTGGCCAGCCAGCAACTGTGGTTCAGTGTTAAGACTTTGCAGGTAGTTGTGACAGCGTTCCTTGTGCTCTTCCAACGTGCTTTGCTGCTTGTAGCTGCGACCACAATAGTTGCATTTGTAGGGCTTGCCAACTGTGGGGGAAGAGACTAAAAAGAGAACAGAAACAAAAGAAGCCCTATAATACAAATTATATCTCTGAACTGATCAGGCAGAATTGGGAAGCGTGGACAGCTTGCTTATGACCACAGGTATATGATGTAAACCTGCTATACCCTGTCAGAATAACTTCTCACAATTATGTTCCTGATTACTAAGACCTGGTGCAGACACAGAAGGAAAGGaatcagaacaacagagttggaagggaccttggaggtcttctagtccaacactctgcttaatcaggagaccctgtacctataccatttcagacaggtggttgtccagtctcttcttaaagccttccaatgatgaagcacccacaacttctgaaggcaatcagAGTTATGAAGGAACCTCTTcagaaccacaacttctgaaggaatcaCAGTTATCAGTTGGAGAGTTGTTGATATCACACGTTTGATTGAGTTACATAAGTTTTGGTAAACAAATCAACCAGCTAGGAACATTTTGTGCAGGTGTAGTATGTTCTGGAATAAAGGTATAGGTTCACTCTTAGGCACTATTTCTTGAAGAAGATAGTTAGGACACCAGATAATGCCTGCTTGCTGAAATTTCAGTTTTAAAGTTCCGTTTTCCCACTTAAACAATGCACTATACTAATTTCAGGAAGTTtaggtgttgtttttttgtctcaCATATACTTGGAGAGTTATACTTGGTTTCCCCTTTGCATAATAAAAATAGCATGGATTTTTCTTGCATGGTCCTTGTAAGGACAAAGTGAATATTGGGTGAAAATAAAGTTGTGAATCTGGGTTCTCCAGACACTTATTTTCTTATAAGAAACTGCCTggcaaaattgactttgtaatgCTGACAATAATAAAACCATATGCACACCGTAGAATACAGAAGCCAATGCTTTAAAGGCAGGATTGTGTTCCAGAGTTTCCATTTTAGGCTTTTTAATTCCACATTTCCATGCCAACTGATCTTTGGATGATCTCTTCAGGACCTTGAAAAGCTCTTGATCTTAGCTGATATTCTGGTATTCTCTGGCCTGGAAACCTTTAGTTCCTGTCTTGCCAGTTTCATTCCTTACAAAGAAGgttttttccccatctttttgAGAGTAACACAAGACTTCAGTTCCAATCTCTCTCATGAGAAATACTGTAATAATCATTTTCCCATAATAACATCAGAGAACCACTTCTAGTGGTTCTAGGCAATTGGTACTTctagtaggaggaggaggaggagaagaaggtccATGGACCATTGTGTACTTTAAAGCAATGTATTTACTTGAGtgtttgttatttgtttattGGGGGGGTGAATTCTTCCTCCTAAACTTCATATGAGATCAAGCTGATTCAATGTGAACGAACATATGAAGTTATTCTAACCTACCCATTCTTGATTTTGATATTCAAATAAATTCTTAGGGCCTAGTTTCtggaacaaataataaaatattgaaacagGAAATACAATTTCCCAACTAACTTTAAAAAAGATACAATGAATAGAGAAAGACTTATGACAGCTATGACATTTGTTTAGGAATTGAATTTGTAGAAAAACTGGTAAAATGCAAATAGCCAGCTCATATATTTACTGAGCTACAGAGAGAACAAAAAGGAATGTTTTTTGAAATGAGGTGATCACACAGGAGGAAACCCCAGTCTATCGATCCTGGTTGGACCTAGTTCTAAATGATGAAATGTGCTGATCTGGGTTATAAATTCTCGCTTTTGTTTTGCAGGCAGGTCTTCGTAGATAAAAGGAACTGCCTCATTTGAGGACAGCATATCATATTATAGAGTGGATGggaagagagatgatagattatTCCTGTTTTACCTCCCCCCAGATGGACAAGCTATTTTAACACTTGCACAACCGCAAACAGTGATAAGGATGCTGCTATTCCCTCTTCCGCCATTTTCTCCTTTTAATAACCTTCTGATGTATGACTTTTTTTATATACTAACTATCTCAATTCTAATGTTTTATTTCTCATATTTATAACGGACTGTTGTTCTGACACCTGGAAGTttagtgacaaaaaaaaaatacaatgatgCAATAAAGGATCAGAAAAGAAAGCACTGTTTCGCTACAGAGTCAAACTCTGCAGAAGTACTATTGGTGAGCGTGCTGTAAATCAATAGCTTGAACAGATTGCAACTTCATATGTAGGAATAACTAGTactttatacttttttaaaaaacaaaatagtacTATAAACACTATAAGCAATGGCTCTTCTATTAAAGCTTAATTTTCCAATGAATAGACCATGTCTTCCAGGATATAACTGGAGATCTATCAAAACATGCTCTTTCAATGTCATGGGTTAAATTACTAAAACTCAGAGATTGCCAGGAATTTAATATCATCTTCCTGGTGTTTGCAGTGGTCTTTTCTAATGTAGACATAAATAACTGGAAGTGCAGTATAAGCAGTAAGGGTAAATCTGATGATACCCACTGATTTAAAGGTATTCAGTCAAAAAATATAGCCTCAAAGTTACCTGTTGAAACTAGGGAATAAGCATTAAAATAGGAGTGGCAACTCAGTGTGAGCAAGATATGTCtattatgcagtggtgaaatctgaaccggtttactactggttcgctagcTACATGTGCGCGctgtgcgcaccacacaccaaatgcaagatgcTTGCGCACGCGCAGTGCACGCCAGAAGGAGgcaggggtaagtagaacagcacgtggggggatgatcagctgtggcgcatgatcttttttttatttttaaaagcatttttttacaacctattcgggtgaataggttgtaaaaaatgcttttaaaagtaaaaaaaaaggctctaatgatcacgcagctcagctgtgatcatcagagccttttttaccttttaaaagcattttttacaacctatttggccgaatgcgttgtaaaaaatgcttttaaaaggttaaaaaaagggctctgacgatcccagctgagcctcctgattgtcagagcatttttttttaacttttaaaagcatttttaaaaagaagcagcaagtggggaagcgggcgaccaggcattgggtgggcatgggtcggggggagggatttttgctaccagttctccgaaccacccaccaccatcgctactagATTGGCCAATCcccaaccgggagcatttcacccctgttattatggcaacaacaacaaagaatccTAAGAACTTTCCCATATAGCCTGAAGGTTTCTGAGCTGGTGATGATTACCAGGCAAGGGAATATGAGGTAGCAGTGAGGGTCTGGATAGAACGGTCAATGTAATGtgcaacataattttaaaagttaaagtgCAACTGAAACCAGGGacttttgttttggaattaatggaagcaattaaaaaaaagtcatggaactttTTTCTATGTATGACAACTGTAGTGAGACTTATATGGTCAAAAATAGAAAGATTCAAAACGACCTACAACAGAGCAATggatggtgaagatgatggaacttcTGGAGATGGCTAAAATACTTCTTTgataaaaaacccacaaacaatatctacatttatgaTTGACTGGAAACCTCTTATAGATTTTTTTGcatgaaatggaaagaaaatgcaCTTATGATTTGGAGTTTTGATGTCTAGGAAAAAAACCTGGATAACAGAAAAATATGTATTACATAGCTGTGCACATATTTCCTGCAAAAAAAttgattcccttcccttcccttcccactttttacttttctttcctgCTTCTATTCTTTTATTAGTTTATGTTAGTTTAAAGGGGTTTATAAAGCTTTTAATAAAAaacctgttttaaaaaaatctaaagtgCAGCTCAGTGTAaaataccccccaaaaaaactattCTTGGAGTTATTAGAGGAAAGAAAATGAAGTACTGCAGTCAATATCACTGTGCATTTATATAGATCTTTAGTGCAACTGAACTTGGAATATCTGTAAGGAATTTGGGacaaatgtaaaacaaaattacTACAGAGTTGGATTACCTAAAATGAAAACCAACATGAACAAAGTATGTGAAGCAATTCCCCAAGGTCTACAGATTACAACACCTGGATCCTTTTGCCTTAGAAAATTATACATAcatggaaaaaaaccagaaaggaaTCTGTTTGTCTCAGTACTGTAACCTGAgttatcttatgattcttaatcGTGGGAGATTTATGGGCAAATAAaaggaagtattttttttcacACAGTACTTTAATATGGAATTTGCTACCAAACATGTactcatatttttaaaaggagaGCAGACATTCATGGAGGATAAGGTTATCGGGATTTCTGGTCCTGATGACTAGATATTAATTACAGCATCAGAAGCCATATATTTCTCACTATCTGTTGTTGAAGACTACAACTGAAAATCCACTATTGCTTTCTTGCTTCCCATAGACATCCCCATAGTTGGCCACCGACTAGATTAGATGGTTAgctagtttcttttctttttcagtagaGCTAAATAAGACCCAGTAAGTCTCATTTGGAAATAactctagaaagaaaaagaaaggggtttGTATATCAATATATCTATTCAGATTATCTGAGAAATGTATATGCACAACTGCCAACTTTCAGTTTACTTGGTTAACAGCAGTAACTGGAACTGGAATTTCTATCACTAaagcaatgtggtcataaaactcaaggtcatgtgaccgtgccacttagcaacagcaattccaGCAATTCTGGTTGCCACTGTTAAATTAATCctatgaatcacatggtcatcatTTGCAACATCCTGCCAGCTTCCTCATCACCTCTGCTTTCTGGAAGCCtgcagtgaaggttgcaaatggtggtcATGAATCattgcaggacactgcaatgTTGTAATTGCAAGCTGGTCACAGAGCACTTGGATTATAATCATGTAACCACAGGGACACTGTGATGGCTGCAACTATGAAGACTGGTTGTAAGTATCACTTGTTTAGCAACACAAAGTTACTGAATGAGTGTTTAAGCGAGGTCtacccatttagtgaccattcaaagttacaaagatgcttagaaagtaactttatgactagGCTTCACACAGTATGTCCATGGTCCCATGATCCAGATTTGGGTGTTTTGTAACTGATAGGCATTTATgactttgcagtgtcccagggtcatgtgattcccattTGTGTGTTGACAGCAAAATCACAAATTGCAGTTCAGGAATTATGCTCCCAACCATGTTAAATAAAACAACTCTCCTACATTAATTTGCTTGTAAATAGCCACTATTAAAAGCAATTTAATGTAGTACTCCAATCCCAGCTAGTGCCTTCAGTAGGCAAGCAAGTCTTGTACTGGAGATGGGATACTGATTTAAATAATATGCCAAGTAAAGTTCACCCATCTTTATACACTATTAAGATACAAGATACTGGTGACAGATAATACCTCTCCTACATAACCAGGTCTAAATTTTAAACAATTATAGATTAGCTTTAACAATGTGAATGACTGTATTCCTGTCCCAGATTGAAATGTTACTGTTTTTAACTGTGAATCATATTAGCCATTCATAGAAAATCCTATGAAAATTAGGATCTATCTCAATCAGAAGCCCTGGatgacaaaggaagtccagtgccTCTTGCGTGACAGGACAAGGCCTTTAGGTCTGGTAATGGGGCAAGATACAGTGTTGCCAGAGCTAGTCTGAAGAAAGGTATTTGGAAGGCCAAGACTGATTATAAGAGGAAGATTGAGGATAATTTTTATAGTAATAACATGAGGCAGATGTGGCGAGGGATTCAACAAATTACCAACCATCAACTGGCCAATGTCATCCTGCTGAGGAGATGCTTTGTTGGCAGAGGAGCTGAATCATTTCTTTGCTTGCTTTGGAGATATCAGAGACAGCTAAAATACAGCCACCAGCCCATTGTAGCCCCCACCTCATTGTGGAGGAACAGGAAGTGAGGGGGATTCTGAGGGCTGTGGACCCTAGAAAAGCTGCCGGTCCTGATAATATCTCTGGCCGAGTGCTTAAAGACTGTGTTGATCAGTTGTCTGGAGTCTTTACCAGAATCTTCAAT
This genomic window from Ahaetulla prasina isolate Xishuangbanna chromosome 2, ASM2864084v1, whole genome shotgun sequence contains:
- the IKZF4 gene encoding zinc finger protein Eos isoform X1; amino-acid sequence: MEIEDCNGRSYISGSGDSSLEKEFTSTIVGPTVSTPNSQHSSPSRSLSANSIKVEMYSDEESSRLLSHDDRLIEKEDSVIVEDSLSEPLGYCDGSGQEPHSPGGIRLPNGKLKCDICGMVCIGPNVLMVHKRSHTGERPFHCNQCGASFTQKGNLLRHIKLHSGEKPFKCPFCNYACRRRDALTGHLRTHSVSSPTVGKPYKCNYCGRSYKQQSTLEEHKERCHNYLQSLNTEPQLLAGQQGDEMRDLEMVPDSMLHSSADRPAFIDRLANSITKRKRSTPQKFIGEKHMRYSLSDMAYDVNSSFEKDVEMVAAHHPMDASFGSSLSFMGAEHLRPLRLPPTNCISEITPVISSVYTQIQPLPGRLEIASSREAAEGHEDLSDGTQIVYRASREPSMVSPSNGCQDSTDTESIHEERGSQQPLLSSIGNCSSSRQSPAYAKEDPKLQEGIIPTTTRSTPSSAKEALRVVNDEGEQVKAFKCEHCRILFLDHVMFTIHMGCHGFRDPFECNICGYHSQDRYEFSSHIVRGEHKVG
- the IKZF4 gene encoding zinc finger protein Eos isoform X4, whose product is MYSDEESSRLLSHDDRLIEKEDSVIVEDSLSEPLGYCDGSGQEPHSPGGIRLPNGKLKCDICGMVCIGPNVLMVHKRSHTGERPFHCNQCGASFTQKGNLLRHIKLHSGEKPFKCPFCNYACRRRDALTGHLRTHSVSSPTVGKPYKCNYCGRSYKQQSTLEEHKERCHNYLQSLNTEPQLLAGQQGDEMRDLEMVPDSMLHSSADRPAFIDRLANSITKRKRSTPQKFIGEKHMRYSLSDMAYDVNSSFEKDVEMVAAHHPMDASFGSSLSFMGAEHLRPLRLPPTNCISEITPVISSVYTQIQPLPGRLEIASSREAAEGHEDLSDGTQIVYRASREPSMVSPSNGCQDSTDTESIHEERGSQQPLLSSIGNCSSSRQSPAYAKEDPKLQEGIIPTTTRSTPSSAKEALRVVNDEGEQVKAFKCEHCRILFLDHVMFTIHMGCHGFRDPFECNICGYHSQDRYEFSSHIVRGEHKVG
- the IKZF4 gene encoding zinc finger protein Eos isoform X2, with the translated sequence MEIEDCNGRSYISANSIKVEMYSDEESSRLLSHDDRLIEKEDSVIVEDSLSEPLGYCDGSGQEPHSPGGIRLPNGKLKCDICGMVCIGPNVLMVHKRSHTGERPFHCNQCGASFTQKGNLLRHIKLHSGEKPFKCPFCNYACRRRDALTGHLRTHSVSSPTVGKPYKCNYCGRSYKQQSTLEEHKERCHNYLQSLNTEPQLLAGQQGDEMRDLEMVPDSMLHSSADRPAFIDRLANSITKRKRSTPQKFIGEKHMRYSLSDMAYDVNSSFEKDVEMVAAHHPMDASFGSSLSFMGAEHLRPLRLPPTNCISEITPVISSVYTQIQPLPGRLEIASSREAAEGHEDLSDGTQIVYRASREPSMVSPSNGCQDSTDTESIHEERGSQQPLLSSIGNCSSSRQSPAYAKEDPKLQEGIIPTTTRSTPSSAKEALRVVNDEGEQVKAFKCEHCRILFLDHVMFTIHMGCHGFRDPFECNICGYHSQDRYEFSSHIVRGEHKVG
- the IKZF4 gene encoding zinc finger protein Eos isoform X3 → MEIEDCNGRSYISGSGDSSLEKEFTSTIVGPTVSTPNSQHSSPSRSLSANSIKVEMYSDEESSRLLSHDDRLIEKEDSVIVEDSLSEPLGYCDGSGQEPHSPGGIRLPNGKLKCDICGMVCIGPNVLMVHKRSHTGERPFHCNQCGASFTQKGNLLRHIKLHSGEKPFKCPFCNYACRRRDALTGHLRTHSGDEMRDLEMVPDSMLHSSADRPAFIDRLANSITKRKRSTPQKFIGEKHMRYSLSDMAYDVNSSFEKDVEMVAAHHPMDASFGSSLSFMGAEHLRPLRLPPTNCISEITPVISSVYTQIQPLPGRLEIASSREAAEGHEDLSDGTQIVYRASREPSMVSPSNGCQDSTDTESIHEERGSQQPLLSSIGNCSSSRQSPAYAKEDPKLQEGIIPTTTRSTPSSAKEALRVVNDEGEQVKAFKCEHCRILFLDHVMFTIHMGCHGFRDPFECNICGYHSQDRYEFSSHIVRGEHKVG